A stretch of DNA from Perognathus longimembris pacificus isolate PPM17 chromosome 14, ASM2315922v1, whole genome shotgun sequence:
TATCCTACTGTAAATAATGCTCCTATGAAACCATGGGTATTCATGATCCTGATTCTAATTCTTTTAGGAATATATCAAGAAAtagaattgggggctgggaatatggcctagtggcaagagtgcttgcttcgtatacatgaagccctgggttcgattccccagcaccacatatatagaaaacagccagaagtggcactgtggctcaaatggcagagtgctagccttgagcaaagagaagccagggacagtgctcaggccctgagtccaaggcccaggactggcaaaaaaaaaaaaagaaaaagaaatagaattggGCCAGGCACCgatagctcatgcctctaatcctagctactcaggaggctgagatctgaagatcgtggttcaaagccagcctggaaaggaatgtctgtaagactctttagtTCCAGCTaactacaagaaaaccagaagtggtgctatagctcaaagtggtagagcactagccttgaggtgaagagctcagggacagtgcccaagcccagatttcaatccccatgactgacaaaaaaggaagaaggaaggaaggaaggaaggaaggaaggaaggaaggaaggaaggaaggaaggaaggaaggaaggaaggaaggaaggaaggaaggaaggaaggaaggaaggaagggaaggaaggagggaaggaaggaaggaaggaaggaaggaaggaaggaaggaaggaaggaaggaaggaaggaaggaaggaaggaaggaaggaaggaaggaaggaaggaaggaagggagggagggagggaggggaagggagagaaagaaagaaagagagagggggagggagggaggaagagagagagaaagaagagaagagaagaaaaacaattggTTTATTATTTGATATGTTTCAAGTCCATTATAAGAATTATTCAACAAAGTAACCAACATTTATTTAGTATATAATGAGCACCAATTACTGAACTAAAAGCCTTATATGTTTGTGAATTAAGATGAACAACTGCAGTTACatttaaaagaagagaaactaAATTGTATTGCTCTTAGCAGACATAATTAAATCCCAAAGCTCTGAGCATCAATTAGGCTAGAAATGAAATCTGATGTTCTCAGAGACTCATTCTTATACACTTACATGAGTTGCCAAACTATTCATGACCCTAAAGTAGCCATCAaccaaaataaatttgttttatggagaaacaaacaaaccctgaATACAACTTTCTTATGATGAAGCAGCTGAAGACATTCCATTTAATTGGCAATATGACCATCTATATGATTaatgatgtttattttgttcttaatGTAGACATCTAAACACCATTAATGCTGCAGCAAGTTAACAAATGTACACTAAGAGAACCTAACCAAATAATAGCCACCTTCTCCATCTAACATTTAAGGAACTAATTTTCCAATTTCTGTGAGGTCTCATGCTTACTCAAAGGCCATTTGCAGTAGACTTCAGCACAACTAAAACCACTAGGAACATCTCAACTCTAAGAAAGATGATTCTGATATTTTAATGCAAATTATGATAAGTGAATACACTGAAAATTAATATCCAGTTATTCACATAGAGAAAAATGAACTCCCAGAAGAAATCAGACAGAATACCTTCAATACCTAACCGTTTCTTTACAGGCCATTTGATCACATCACTTTCTGCTTAAAAATCCTTCaaaggttctttttgttttggtttggtttttaatttttttcctttattgtcaaagtgcctTCAAAGGTTCTTGCTGCCCATAAGGAAATGTCTAACCAACTCCTGACTCTGCCACTGTACCCATGCAGTGTCCACATTTCCCCAAGGAATTTCTCCCTGGCAATGACTGAGCATGGAGGGATTCCTGTAAATAGAGGATTCCTCATGCAGGAAACTGGCTCAAGAATTCAccatcagctgggtgccagtgagtcatgcttgtaagcctagctactcaggaggctgagatatgaggatcatggttcaaagccagcccaggcagaaaagtccctgtgagagtcttatctccaataagctactcaataaagccagaagtggtgctgtggatcaagtggtagagcactagcttgaacacaaagaagttcaaggatggTGCCTAGggtctaagttcaagtcccagcactggcaaaaataaaataaagaattcacCATCAGCATAGCCAAAAAAATTCTTAGAACTGGATTATCTTATCGCCTGAGCTTTTGTTACTGTGAAAGTAATGAGAAGGTTGTCAGAACCAAAATGGAGTCACCTGTGTCGactctaacaaaaagaaaaagaggtgggaagggaaagttagaaagacagtgagacagaatgagagggagagagagaaggaggaagggagaaagagagaacaggaaggagggaggaaggaagagaagagggagagaaacagaaagaaaaaagaaaagagagataaaggagagagagaaagagaaagaaagaaagaaagaaagaaagaaagaaagaaagaaagaaagaaagaaagaaagaaagaaagaaagaaagaaagaagaaggaaggaaggaaggaagaaaggaaggaaggaaggaaggaaggaaggaaggaaggaaggaaggaaggaaggaaaaagaaaggaaagaaagagcaagaaagaaaagaaagaaagcaaactatCCAGGAAAGGACATATAAAACAGGTTCTTGCACATGGTTGCCTGATAGTAAGTATTGCAAAAGACTGTCAGAGCCACAGCTTGAAGAGAGGCCTCCACCACCTTATACAAAAGTATAACACAACTGCCTAGAAACTTCAAGCTCAATCTGATATCACGCTTGTTAATCATTGCAGCTCAAGGACAACTAAATCTGTTTCATGCTggaactggtggttcatacctataatcctagctactcaggaggctgagatctgaggatggcagttcaaagccagcccaggcaggaaaggaaagtccatgagtgaagctgtggctcaaagtggtagagcactggccttgtactgaagaactcagggacagtgcccaggcccagagttcaaggccaatgaccaaccaaaaaaaaatctgtttcatttttatctttaaaatttccTGTTGCCTCTCTGAATATACTCATGGTTTAATGTCATGAGCATGCCCACTGAAATGCTCTGCTGTTGCTGTTGCAATGCTCTTCTCAAATAAATATCATAGCTCTCTGGAGAATCTCAGGTGTTTTAATTTCATTTGGCTCTGCCAGTCCTCTTCCCCCTCACCTCTCTTTTCACAGAAGTCAAACATGCAGTGCAGTCTGAGAGTCTTCCTGGCCTACTCCTGTCCTTGTCTCTCTTCCACGTGTTTTGTGCAACACATCTCTTACACAAGAGATTCTGTACCATTTTGGTTCTACTTCTCAGAGAACTTGATTTAGCACAATCCATTTTACTTAAACAAAAGAGCTTGTATATACCTTAATCAGAACTAGAGAACGGAAGGAgaaatcaaaatggagagacaacaggtaaaagacaaatcaatgcaacagcaatatttacaaaactatatgctgtaaaccaactgtacaacccatggggagggggagggaaatagggagggagaaaggtgggaggaagtaacaagttagataagaaatgtactcactgccttccgtatgtaactgtaacccttctgtacatcgctttcacaataaataaatcaatttaaattaaaaaaagaaaagaactggtgaacaaatgcaacagaggtactcactagacactatgttgaaactgagctagacaacttgtgggcagggacaggagggaaaaactgggagagaatgaggaaggagtgATAacatccaaaaagaaacatactcttgggctggggatatggcctagtggcaagagtgcttgcctcgtatacatgaggccctgagttcaattccccagcaccacatatacagaaaatggccagaagtggcgctgtggctcaagtggcagagtgctagccttgagcgggaagaagccagggacagtgcccaggccctgagtccaagccccaggactggccaagaaaaaaaaaaaaaaaaaaaagaaagaaagaaagaaacatactctttaccCAGTTTatctaactgtaactcctttgtacatcactttgatgataacaataagaatgtgttttaaaaaaaaagaaaagagacagccTATTGCCTGAGTTTATTCAACCCTGATTATTCTAAGCTAAGTATGTTCACTGCATTATAACTTTCCCAGATTTACTACTTGATTTCAGGAAAGGGCTTTATAGAGAATTTTCTATTCCTTTATCTTctactttttcatatatatatatgttgtcacTGTGCTTCTCAGACTAGTCTTGAATTTGTTAACTCAAGAAAATCCTTCCACCTTAACTctctgaatagctgggactacaggtgtgaaccaccgtaTCTGGCTTTacaaaaaaaggtgtgtgtgtgtgtgtgtgtgtttaaagaaaatcttttctATTAACTTCTTGTCATCTACAGGAAGGTCGGTCCAGAGGGAGTTAATGCCATAGAGCAGCTCTCTGAACAGATAAAAATTGCCTATTAATTATCTTGAGGGCAAAAATCAGAGCCAGCACAAAAACTGTTTGAACACTAAGATGTGGAGAATCCCCACAGTTAACCTTCAGAATGTCCTACTGCCCATTCTGAGAGCCCCTCAGATTCAATGCCATGGACCATGATTATGCTGAAACTTCTCAGGCACAGTAGAGAAATTAATATAGTGGGTAGCAAGTATAATTTAGCATCACAAAGATGGTTCTGAGAGAACGGAGATTGGGGCAAGGAAATTTTCAGGAGAAGGATGAAAGATGTTCCTAGCATAGAGCAATTCCCTGTCCTGTTCTCCACTCTTACCACATGGATTTCAGATGTAATAGCCAAAATAGAGAGCAACAACAACCAAAGGAGCTATAAATAAGCATAAAAGAATCAAGAAAGAACTAAATTGggctgggcatagtggttcaAGTCTGTATTCCTAGTACTTGGGatgatggggcgggggggggggggggccaggtaATAGACTGAGGCCACCTGGAATggaaaaagttcatgaggctccatTTCTAGCAATGGCTGGGTACATGGATACACTGGTGCACAGCTGTCATTCCAGCAATTTCAGGAAGGCACAAACAGGAGTATGGAGGTCCAGGCTGACCCAGGCATAAAATAAGATCAGTTCATAAAATAACGAACACAAAATGaactggtagagtacctgcctagcaaatgtgagatcCTAAATTAAAATCCCAATAgcaaagaagagggaggggatagggaggagaaaaagggaagggaagggtaagggaaaggaagggaaggagagagagggaatgaaAGGGTAGGGGAgtgaaagggaggaaaggggagcaaGGGATGGGAAAGTGataaagggagagggaagggaaaggatggaaaggagagggagggcagTGAAGAAATAAACCAACTGAGCCAGGAATGATAGAATAAGCACTTGAAAGACTGAGGTAGGGGGATCATGAATTCAGgactagcctgagctacatagcaaaactctatcaggaaaggaaaggaaaaagaagtgaggagagaggagaggacagaagagaaaagggtaggaatgggaggaaagggggagaaataTGGTATCTTGTAAGCTAAATCAGTTGCTACAGGCTACCTTAGAGCCTTATCATGATATATAACTAGTGTGTAAATAACCTCTTCATTTTAAATCAGTTTTTGAAAAAGAATTCATTCAGAAATGTAAACCATCTGTCGCTCTCCAATCCTATGGGTCCAATCCTATGGGGGACCATATCTCCCTAAGGGCTATATTAGTGAGCTAACTGTCATTATGTGACTGAATTTAAATTAGGATGGTTGCAGATATTATTAGTTAAATTAAAGTGAGGTCATACTAGCATAAAAATAAGCTCTTGATCCAATATGACTGATGTCCATTTAAAAAGAGAGGGACAGATAGGAGAATGTCACATGAAAACAGACACATGGAGTGAAAACAGGCATGTAACAATGAAGGCAGAGACAGGTGTAAGCAATCAACAAGGTGGGGACCACAAGGACGAGCAGCAACAGTCAGAAGCTTGGATGAAGCATGGAGCAGACCCTCCTAAGAGGGTCAGAACTGACCCAGCGGACACCTCAGTTTTGTCTTCGAGTCACCAGAACTGTGAAAGAATGAATTTTTCTTATTTCAAGCCACCTACGGCTAGAATATAGTTCAATGGTaaagcatttgtctagcatgACTGAGGTTCTAAATTTGATCCTcaaatccaaaaataaataaataaggtttaAGTCACCTAGTTTTCAATACTTTGTTGTGGAagcacaagaagaagaaaatatgcaCAAGGCTCCTTTCCATGAAACTCCCTCTGCATCCAGAATTCTTGCCTCTGCTAACATGAGGATACTGGGTTGTGAATTGCATGGCAATATGTCAAGATTTACAGGGCTTGTCCTTCAGCTGGGCAGTCGGAGGTGCGGGAAGCCAGTGGAAGGAGGAGTCAGCTTGCTGGGATTTTACAGGTCTGTGCTTAGCACTGCCCGAGGCTAGGAAAGTAAGAGAAAGAAACGGCTCGGATCACTAATTGAAATTAGACAGGAAAAAAGATGAGAAGCAGAGACAATATGAACCCCTgtcaaaaaatggaaggaaatacagaaaatgaGAATGAACCAAAGCCTGAGgagaagccagaagaggaggaagaaccagaggaggaggagaatgcagaAAAAACCTTTAGAGAAAGGCTAATTCAATCTCTCCAAAAATTTAAAGAAGACATACATAACAGGCATTTAAGCAATGAGGATATGTTTAGAGAAGTGGATGAGATACATGAGATAAAGAGAGTGAGAAACAAACTTATTGTGATGCGTTGGAAAGTTAATCGAAACCATCCTCACCCCTATTTAATGTAGCTTACCTTGAtgtctattttatctgatattaacaTTgccatatagatttttttctctttttttttagcattttcctGATATATCTTTGCCCATCTTTCTACTTTTAACCTCTTATTCTTAGTAGTTTTAGATGTACCTCTTGTTATCTACAGTTCATTGTTTATTGTAGTTGGAACCAATCTACAAATCTTTTAAAAGGAGAGCTTTACTAATTTGTAAGGAAAAAAGTGGTTCCTGATaggatttaaaatgaaaagaagttactaagaaatatgcaaatacaatatttttgaaagttaatagtacatttgtataaatattacatatatacatgtaaaacTTTGTGaagaatgaaagacaaaaagtacaatctcaatggtgggattatgagtgatttttttcttccacttgTTTGTATTTTCCATACTCCTACAATGGACACACATTATGGTTGCTAAAATAATAAAGGTTTTATAactaaaagaagcaaaaaataaaacaaaaaaaaagatttacaggGCTTGACCCCATGCTGGAGATAGACTGACAAATTCAGAAATCAGATTTCTGGTAGCAAAAATCAACCTGCTGATGCTCTCTACTGACCTAAAGTCATTTCTTTGTTCCTTGGGAACAATCTGTATGCTGAAGATGGTCTAGTTCCATTCTGCCCTCAGTGTACTGCAGTTAATAAGTACTTTTCTTCCAAGAACACTTATGAAAATTGCCTCATTAATTCTCACTACTCCCTTGTGTGGTAAGAAATGGACAAGGACCATTATCTGAATTTTTGAAGATGAAGATACTGAATCCTAAGATCCCAGAACTAGGAAGATTATCAAGGGTTCTCCTTCAATGGTTTCTTTTTTAGTTAAGTTCTCACTGTGCTGCCCAAACTACTCTTGAACTAGTTAACTCAAGCAAATCCTTCCACCTTAACatcatgagtagctgggactaaggAGAGTTATTCAAAGAAGTCCAAACCTGTTGCTGAGCAAGATCGCATGAGCAGCTCAGCAAAAATTCCGATTCACAGACCCCACTTGACAACTCCAGGATACAACCTAGAGGCCTATAGAGTTTATAAATTCTCCCAGGAAATCCTTTGTGACAACATAATTAGCACAAGTCATGAACCTCAGTATCACCTAGTCTTTCTTAAGTCTGGGAAATATAGacagatcttttctttttctttttggccagtcctgggacttaagcagagacagtatccaggccctaagttcctctgctcaaggcttgtgctctactatttgagccacagctgcacctcAAACTTTTTgaggttaactagagataagagtcttgtggagggctgagaatgtggcttagtggtagagtacttgcctagtatatacgaagccctgggttcaattcctcagcaccagataaacaaagctggaagtggtgttctggctcaagagatagagtcctagccttggacaaaaagaatcggggcgggggaggggggcactaggaatatggcctactggcaagagtgttcacctcatatacatgaagccctgggttcaatttctcagcatcacatatatagaaaaggccagaagtggcgctgtggctcaagtggtaggtagagtgttagccttgagcaaacagaagccagggacagttcaggcccttagttcaagcctcaggactggcaaaaaaaaaaaaagaatccagggacagtactcaggccctgagtccaagccccaagactggccaaaaaaaaaaaaaaaagtctcatggacttttctgccctggctagctttgaactgtgatcctcagctctcagcctcctgactaattaggtatgagccactggcacacgaCTGACATTCTTTTTAGAAGATCAAAATTCTCATTGGCTTCTAGTGCTATTTCATTATAatgttatttaaataaatgtaacCCTAAGTCTCGatgaaaacaaccaaaaaccccaCTAATCCTGATGGGTTTTCCATAtgacaacaaaacccaaacatgAATTAATTAGAATCCAAATAAAATCCACTCACTATGTGGCTGCTACCCTGACCACACAGAGCTGGCATCTGGCAAGGGAGAAGGCTGCTCTggaactggaagaaacttcccTCTCACTACTCCACTCTTCAAGATTCaggctgaagtgccagactttgaagtcaggccccactttaccacgtgaaccccaccttaccacgtgaaccccaccttaccacatgaaccccactttaccatgtgaacctgagataagcaggccctgtgagcagacccaggacaagcccattagggcccagtcggtctagaactctaacagctgagaatgcttaactctgaccacccctggaaTGCCtccaaccctgagccaatcagatttgtacctgtgtcctaatcttgcttgcttgaacacctgattgttgtaactttgttttttgcctttataagccctgtggaatcgtagctcgggcttcctcctaacctccgctgtgtcaatGGGTAGGAcatggcccgagttgcagctcgcttaaataaagccttgccttgcttttgcatttcggaacgtctgagtctcggtggccttcttggtggtcgtctcgcgacttggcacaacaaggcCTGGTAAAGCAACCTGCCTCAAAGTCATCCTGGTCTTCCTGCTTAAGAGTCTGATGATTAGCATAATGCAAAGCAGGCTTTCTCCTCACAAGGCTTCAGCTATAAGGAGTCATCCAAACAATCTAAAACAAGTTTATCCTGAGGTGTGCACATTTTCACCCAAATGTAAGCACAAGATTTAAAATGCATCATGGTAAACTAGTGTGACACTTCCCAACCTTTGAGAAACAATCTTCTAATCCACCTGCTTTATTTCTGGCAGACTTAAAATTCAGTGAttgtagattttaattttttactgcAGACAGTCCTGTGTAGCAAGCACAAAGTTATAACCCCTTTACAAGGGTGAACTTAATTACTCCTCAAGTCAACTATGGAAGGTACAACAGTCCCTCCAACTTGCAGACAACACCACTGAGACAAGAGAAGGTAAGCAATTTGTCCAAGATCACTCAGTctgtaagagaaagagaaagaactcgAACCCAGAGCCTGTTCTTGTTATCCCTAGCTACTTTCCAGAAGAGTTAGTTACAGTTCAAGATTAATGGC
This window harbors:
- the LOC125363242 gene encoding transcription elongation factor A protein-like 9, whose product is MRSRDNMNPCQKMEGNTENENEPKPEEKPEEEEEPEEEENAEKTFRERLIQSLQKFKEDIHNRHLSNEDMFREVDEIHEIKRVRNKLIVMRWKVNRNHPHPYLM